Part of the Calderihabitans maritimus genome is shown below.
TAGGATACCGGTTCTTCCCCTTTACGGCGGGCAATAAAAGGTTCGACCATATTTCCCTTTATAGGCCCGGGGCGAATCAGGGCCACGCTGGCTACTAAATCCTCCAGCCGGGAGGCTTTAAGCCGGCACTGGAGGGCCCGTTGGGCGGGACTTTCCAGTTGAAAAACTCCGACAGTGTTACCCTGGTTTATCATAGCAAAGGTTTTTTTATCATCGTAAGGAATGGATTCGTAATCCAGCGGCCAGCCGGAAAGGCTCAGGTTGCGCATGGTGTCTTCAATGGCGGTTAGAGTTTTTAAGGAAAGGAGGTCCAGTTTAACCAGCCCTAGTTCTTCTACATATTTTTTGTCAAATTGGGTTACCACTACCCCTTTGGCGGATTTCTGCAAAGGGGTAATGTTTACCAGGGGCTCGCGGCTGATTACTATACCTCCCAGGTGGGTGCCTATAAAGCGAGGGAAACCGGCCAGTGCCCGGCAGTAGTCAAATAATTTTTGATAGCGGGGCTTGCGCCAGCAGGCGTCCTGGAGTTCAGGAAGTTTTTCTAGGGCATGACTTATTTCGTCTGCCGGGATATGGGGCATCTTTTTGGCCAGAGCATCTATTTCTTCTTCTGGAAAGTTCATGACTTTTCCCAGGTCTCTAAGGGCGGAGCGGGCCTGGTAAGTGTTATAAGTACAGACGGCGGCTACATGTTCATCCCCGTATTTTTCGGAAAGATAGCGGGCCACTTGGTCCCGGTGGCGGGAATCAAAGTCGATGTCAATGTCCGGTTTTTGACCTCGCTCTAGGCTCATGAACCGTTCGAAAAGCAGTTGGCGTCTTATGGCATCTACTTCGGTAATATATAGGCAGTAAGCTACCGCGGAGTCGGCGGCAGAGCCCCTGCCGGCGTAACGAATACCTTTTTGCCGGGCATAGCGGACCAGATCCCACACCAGCAGGAAGTAATCCGCGAATCCCAGTTCAAAGATAATTTTAAGTTCATAATTGAGCCGCTCGGCAATAGCCGGAGTTATTTTACCGTATCTTTCCACAGCCCCCTGAAAAGTCAAACGCTTTAAAAATTTTTCCGCCGTTTCTCCCGGCGGCAGCGGGTAACGGGGGAACAAGTTGTTATCGAGGGTCAAAGCCGGCTGGCATTCTTCAGCCAGTTCTTGAGCAGCCCTAAGGGCTTGAGGATATTCGATAAAGATTTCCTGCATTTCTTGAGCTGACTTTAAGTAGTTCTCTCCATTTAAAGGGCGTTCCGGGTGAATATCTTCCAGCCGAGTAAGGTTGCGGATACAGGTTAGCAGGTCATGGATTTTAAAATCTTTTTTATAAACGTAGTGGACGTTGTTAGTAGCTACAACCTTGACCCCGAGGTTTTCGGCTAATTGAACCAGGTAACGGTTTAAGGTTCTGTCCCCGGGTAAAAAAGTCTGCTGGAGTTCCAGGAAAAAGTTATTCTTGCCAAATATATTGATTAACCTCTTAGCCGCCTCCCGGGCTTGGAGGTATTTTTTGCGCAAGAGAAGATAGGAAACCTGACCCCGGCGGCAGCCTGAGAGGGCAATAAGGTCTTTGCTGTATTTTTCCAGGAGGTCGAATGCAACTTCAGGTTTTCCCCGAGGGTTACCCAGGTGGGCTGAGGTAAGAATACGGCAGAGGTTGGAATAACCCGACGGATTTTGAGCCAAGAGTACCAAGTGCCAGCCTCCTTCCAGGTTTACCTCCACTCCCTGGAGGGGCTTGATACCCGCCCGGGTAGCCTGGCGGTGGAATTCCACCGCCCCGCAAAGATTATTATGATCGGTCAGGGCCAGGGCCTTCATTCCCAGGTCAGCAGCTCTTTCCACCAGTTCTTGCGGGGAGCTGGCACCGTCCAGGAAAGAAAAGTAAGAATGGGTATGAAGATGGATGAAAGCCATAGTCTCAATCACCTTCTTTCCGCGCCGGAGGCCCCGGCTTTTAAGCCTGGGGAGGAAGGCGCGGTGCTGTACTTCCTGTGGTTTTGTCGGTCATGCGGATATAGTAGCCGCAACCAATATCCGTCAGGTCTATTTTGAGGCGCTGGCGGATGGGCCTCCGTCAGTAGGCCCTGAAGCAGGCTCGACCTGCAAGCCCCTAGCTTTAGCTATGGGGTAACTGACCTCAATCGTAGATGCGATAGAGGAACCATTTTTGGTTGTTTTCTTCCCGGTAGATTTCGTAGAGGCCGTTATTTCCGGCCAGCAGGCGGTAGAAATATTTTTCTTTCTCCCCCTTCCACCAGCAACCAGTTTCTTTCCAGCATTCTAAGATATTTTGCACCGGGAACCACTGTTTGCGCCAGAAAAAGCCCTGGGGTTTTCCGTCAGGGCTACATCTTACGATTACAGGTTTGTTAATCAACCTGCTCAAGGGTACTCACTCCTGGTAGCCGGTGGTGCAGAGGATCCCAAAAACATAAAATT
Proteins encoded:
- a CDS encoding DNA polymerase III subunit alpha, whose translation is MAFIHLHTHSYFSFLDGASSPQELVERAADLGMKALALTDHNNLCGAVEFHRQATRAGIKPLQGVEVNLEGGWHLVLLAQNPSGYSNLCRILTSAHLGNPRGKPEVAFDLLEKYSKDLIALSGCRRGQVSYLLLRKKYLQAREAAKRLINIFGKNNFFLELQQTFLPGDRTLNRYLVQLAENLGVKVVATNNVHYVYKKDFKIHDLLTCIRNLTRLEDIHPERPLNGENYLKSAQEMQEIFIEYPQALRAAQELAEECQPALTLDNNLFPRYPLPPGETAEKFLKRLTFQGAVERYGKITPAIAERLNYELKIIFELGFADYFLLVWDLVRYARQKGIRYAGRGSAADSAVAYCLYITEVDAIRRQLLFERFMSLERGQKPDIDIDFDSRHRDQVARYLSEKYGDEHVAAVCTYNTYQARSALRDLGKVMNFPEEEIDALAKKMPHIPADEISHALEKLPELQDACWRKPRYQKLFDYCRALAGFPRFIGTHLGGIVISREPLVNITPLQKSAKGVVVTQFDKKYVEELGLVKLDLLSLKTLTAIEDTMRNLSLSGWPLDYESIPYDDKKTFAMINQGNTVGVFQLESPAQRALQCRLKASRLEDLVASVALIRPGPIKGNMVEPFIARRKGEEPVSYLHPKLKPILEKTYGVVLFQEQVIEIATAIAGFTPGEADELRRVMSHARSHREMEAIGKQFIQKAIARGIDSKTAETIFSCIKGYASYGFCEAHAAAFASLAYKTAYLACHYPVEFFAALLSNQPMGYYPANTLCQEARRRGIKILPPDINRSQAQFSVEGNGIRVSLSQIKQMTKSVLNAILKAREQAPFSSLDDFRRRVFVPRPILQNLILCGAFDTLHPNRRQLLWKITGEKNVKNIPDFTPEQKQELQYRILGIDIEEHYMARWRPLLQQKGYKNTRELRQFPDRTCIKVAGIVIAPHRPPTRSGRTVVFFSLEDEFGLADVTVFEDVYQIYGNIIFSHPSPPLAVTGILQRRGNGINIIAREVKNMYEELKAK
- a CDS encoding DUF6504 family protein, which produces MSRLINKPVIVRCSPDGKPQGFFWRKQWFPVQNILECWKETGCWWKGEKEKYFYRLLAGNNGLYEIYREENNQKWFLYRIYD